From bacterium, one genomic window encodes:
- a CDS encoding arsenite S-adenosylmethyltransferase → MSGDVREIVKERYGRAALRVIEGQEKASCCRTGRGCGSSDPITRDLYDAATTAVLPEAAMLASLGCGNPTALAELKEGEVVLDLGSGGGIDVLLSAKRVGPSGKVYGLDMSDEMLALARRNAAEAGATNVEFLKGYIEEIPLPDNSVDVIISNCVINLSADKRAVLEEAFRVLKPGGRFAVSDIVIRGEVPPEVRRSLELWVGCVAGALEASEFARLLVEVGFENPSIEPTRIYRVEDARSFPEEAGLDVDVFAVVVDGRIIAAFVRATKPETVRGTGGATAACCAPGCCA, encoded by the coding sequence TGACGTGCGGGAGATCGTCAAGGAGCGCTACGGCCGGGCCGCGCTCCGGGTGATCGAGGGGCAGGAAAAGGCCTCGTGCTGCAGGACAGGTCGAGGCTGCGGCTCGTCCGATCCGATCACGCGCGACCTCTATGACGCCGCCACCACGGCGGTGCTTCCGGAGGCGGCGATGCTCGCGTCGCTCGGGTGCGGCAACCCCACGGCGCTGGCGGAACTGAAGGAGGGCGAGGTCGTGCTCGATCTGGGCTCGGGGGGCGGGATCGACGTCTTGCTCTCGGCCAAGCGGGTGGGGCCGAGCGGGAAGGTCTACGGGCTCGACATGAGCGATGAGATGCTCGCCCTCGCCCGTCGGAACGCGGCCGAGGCCGGAGCCACGAACGTCGAGTTCCTGAAGGGCTACATCGAGGAGATCCCGCTTCCCGACAACAGCGTCGATGTGATCATCTCGAACTGCGTGATCAACCTTTCGGCCGACAAGCGGGCGGTGCTGGAGGAGGCGTTCCGGGTGCTCAAGCCAGGCGGGCGCTTCGCGGTCTCGGACATCGTGATTCGCGGCGAGGTCCCGCCGGAGGTCCGTCGGTCGTTGGAGCTCTGGGTCGGGTGCGTGGCAGGGGCGCTCGAGGCGAGCGAGTTCGCGCGTCTGCTGGTGGAGGTCGGATTCGAGAACCCGTCCATCGAGCCGACGCGGATCTACCGGGTGGAGGACGCGAGGTCGTTCCCGGAGGAGGCCGGCCTGGACGTGGACGTCTTCGCCGTGGTCGTAGATGGTCGGATCATCGCCGCGTTCGTCCGCGCGACCAAGCCCGAGACCGTGCGCGGGACCGGCGGCGCGACGGCGGCGTGCTGCGCGCCCGGGTGCTGCGCCTGA